In Pseudomonas fluorescens NCIMB 11764, a single window of DNA contains:
- a CDS encoding transcriptional regulator, with the protein MVNVEQLKNSVNRMSVDVVREAVLELQLDGLVTEGKTPFNKLHFNTCFAEIEALFQRAGYHRQLDVVGYQGLLYALYDPGRWEAVDVLRWLKEFTEAAARSQSIPA; encoded by the coding sequence GTGGTCAATGTCGAACAATTGAAGAACAGCGTGAACCGGATGTCGGTGGACGTGGTGCGTGAAGCCGTCCTCGAGTTGCAACTGGATGGTCTGGTCACGGAAGGGAAAACTCCGTTCAACAAGCTGCATTTCAATACCTGTTTCGCCGAAATCGAGGCACTTTTCCAGCGTGCGGGTTATCACCGCCAACTGGATGTCGTGGGCTATCAGGGGTTGTTGTACGCACTTTATGATCCGGGGCGCTGGGAAGCGGTCGATGTGTTGCGCTGGCTCAAGGAGTTCACTGAAGCGGCGGCACGCTCGCAGTCGATTCCGGCCTGA
- a CDS encoding cation:proton antiporter, whose amino-acid sequence MFANLLIILASSLVVIALFQRLRLPPVLGYLCVGLMIGPTAFNWVNESEDLPDLAELGVVFLLFSLGLEFSLSKMLALRKVVFRLGSQQVLITAVLLGGLLMLFGMSATPAMLLGAGLSLSSTAIVSKELGSLGEIFSSHGQNAIAVLLFQDIVAVLLLTLVPVFAGNSDQAWYWALPVTLGKTVLLFVGLLMASRWLLPRLFHEVAAARSAELFVLLALVIVLLTAWLTHLLGLSPALGAFLAGMLLGESHYRHQIEADIRPFRDILLGVFFVSIGMLIDLQLFLSHGLLILGLTLGLLLIKGCVVALLVKWRGNDVETAWRSGLALAQGGEFCFALMAQMQQNKMMPADLGGLLLAATFCSMLLTPLLLRAAPHIATRLHRKPNEEAKLEEISTLNAGLHSHVVICGYGRVGQSIGRALRNALQPYIALDTDPVRVQEAAVGETCVHYGDSRRGELLLAVGLARARLLVIAVDQADIALLILKEARRLNSTVPILVRTRDDSQLAELKAAGASEVVPELLESSLMLASHALIMLGLPAHQVQERADQIRHDRYRLLHGLYPGANDEEN is encoded by the coding sequence GTGTTCGCCAACCTTCTGATCATTCTCGCCTCCTCCCTGGTGGTGATTGCACTGTTCCAGCGCCTGCGCCTGCCACCGGTGCTGGGTTACCTGTGCGTGGGGCTGATGATCGGCCCGACGGCATTCAACTGGGTCAATGAAAGCGAAGACCTGCCCGACCTCGCCGAGCTCGGGGTGGTGTTCCTGCTGTTCTCCCTCGGGCTGGAATTTTCCCTGTCGAAAATGCTCGCCTTGCGCAAAGTCGTGTTCAGGCTCGGCAGCCAGCAAGTACTGATAACTGCGGTACTGCTGGGGGGGTTGCTGATGCTGTTCGGCATGTCGGCGACACCTGCGATGCTGCTCGGAGCCGGCCTGTCGCTGTCTTCCACGGCCATTGTCAGCAAGGAACTGGGCAGTCTGGGCGAGATTTTCAGCAGCCACGGACAAAATGCCATCGCCGTATTGCTGTTCCAGGACATCGTGGCAGTGTTGCTGCTGACTCTCGTGCCGGTGTTCGCCGGCAACAGCGATCAGGCCTGGTACTGGGCGTTACCTGTGACGCTCGGCAAGACCGTTTTGCTCTTCGTCGGCCTGCTGATGGCCAGTCGCTGGTTGTTGCCACGGCTGTTTCATGAAGTGGCGGCCGCCCGTTCCGCGGAACTGTTTGTACTGTTGGCACTGGTGATTGTTTTGCTCACGGCCTGGCTCACTCACTTGCTCGGGCTCTCCCCTGCCCTGGGCGCCTTTCTCGCCGGAATGTTGCTCGGAGAAAGCCACTACCGCCATCAGATCGAAGCCGATATCCGGCCGTTCCGCGACATTCTGCTCGGGGTGTTCTTCGTCAGCATTGGCATGCTCATCGATTTGCAGTTGTTTCTCAGTCACGGCTTGCTGATCCTCGGGCTGACCCTGGGGTTGCTGCTGATCAAGGGTTGCGTGGTCGCCTTGCTGGTCAAATGGCGCGGAAACGATGTTGAAACGGCCTGGCGCAGCGGTCTGGCACTGGCCCAGGGTGGCGAGTTCTGCTTCGCATTGATGGCTCAGATGCAACAGAACAAGATGATGCCCGCCGACCTCGGCGGGCTGTTGCTGGCCGCGACCTTCTGCTCGATGCTGCTAACGCCACTGTTGCTGCGCGCGGCGCCTCACATCGCCACACGCCTGCACCGCAAGCCCAACGAAGAAGCCAAACTCGAGGAAATAAGCACGCTTAACGCCGGATTGCACAGCCATGTGGTGATCTGTGGCTACGGTCGCGTAGGCCAGTCCATCGGGCGAGCGCTGCGTAACGCGCTGCAGCCCTATATCGCGCTGGACACCGATCCGGTGCGTGTCCAGGAAGCCGCCGTGGGTGAAACCTGTGTGCACTATGGCGACTCACGGCGCGGTGAACTGCTACTGGCGGTAGGGCTGGCCCGCGCGAGGCTGCTGGTGATAGCCGTGGACCAGGCCGATATCGCGTTGCTGATTCTCAAGGAGGCGCGCCGATTAAACTCGACCGTTCCCATCCTGGTACGTACTCGCGACGACAGCCAACTGGCCGAGTTGAAAGCTGCCGGCGCCAGCGAAGTCGTACCCGAATTACTGGAGTCGAGCCTGATGCTAGCCTCCCACGCGTTGATCATGCTGGGTTTACCCGCGCATCAGGTCCAGGAGCGGGCCGACCAGATACGACATGACCGCTATCGCCTGTTGCACGGTTTGTATCCCGGCGCCAACGATGAAGAGAACTGA
- a CDS encoding pseudouridine synthase, which yields MSTSSFSAAHNQASTLYLPPGPWQTVLDCLSEHFSAIGRERWLDRIARGRVLDGDGAPIAVDLAYKEGLRIHYFREVPDEKPIPVIESILYADEHLVVADKPHFLPVTPAGEYVEQTLLRRLIRRLDNPHLVPLHRIDRHTAGLVLFSANPQSRSAYQSLFPTRQIEKRYEAIARALPERAFPLVHKSRLIDGEPFFRMQEGPGVSNTETAVEVREKNGDLWRYGLYPVTGKKHQLRVHMTALGASICNDPFYPHVLKDVVDDYANPLKLLAQGLRFVDPVTGERRDFESAITLQW from the coding sequence ATGTCCACTTCATCTTTTTCTGCTGCACACAACCAGGCCAGCACACTCTACTTGCCGCCTGGGCCGTGGCAGACCGTGCTCGATTGCCTGAGTGAACACTTCAGCGCCATCGGTCGTGAACGATGGCTGGACAGAATTGCTCGTGGCCGCGTCCTTGACGGGGATGGCGCGCCAATCGCCGTCGATCTTGCCTACAAGGAAGGTCTGCGAATTCACTATTTTCGGGAAGTACCGGACGAAAAGCCGATCCCTGTGATCGAGTCGATCCTGTATGCCGACGAGCATCTGGTGGTGGCAGACAAGCCACATTTTTTGCCGGTGACGCCGGCGGGCGAATACGTCGAGCAGACGCTACTACGGAGGCTGATTCGCCGACTCGATAACCCGCACCTCGTGCCTTTGCATCGCATTGACCGGCATACGGCAGGGCTGGTGCTGTTTTCAGCCAATCCTCAGAGCCGTTCCGCCTACCAGTCGTTGTTTCCCACGCGGCAAATCGAAAAACGTTATGAAGCCATTGCCAGGGCATTGCCCGAACGGGCCTTCCCCCTGGTCCACAAGAGTCGGCTCATCGATGGCGAGCCTTTCTTCCGCATGCAGGAAGGACCGGGCGTCAGCAACACCGAGACGGCTGTCGAAGTCAGGGAGAAGAACGGTGATCTCTGGCGCTACGGGCTTTACCCGGTGACGGGCAAGAAGCATCAGCTGCGGGTACACATGACGGCGCTGGGCGCCAGCATCTGCAATGACCCGTTCTATCCGCACGTGCTCAAGGATGTCGTAGACGACTATGCCAACCCGTTGAAGCTTCTGGCACAGGGCTTGCGGTTTGTGGACCCGGTTACCGGTGAGCGAAGAGACTTTGAAAGTGCCATCACCCTGCAATGGTGA
- a CDS encoding DUF883 family protein — protein MASIKAKTAQEILMNDFQTLVSDTERLLEHTATLAGDQADELREQIHDSLLRARETLKLTEDSLRERSKAAVTATEDYVQANPWQSVGIAAGVGFLIGLLATRR, from the coding sequence ATGGCCAGCATCAAGGCAAAGACTGCTCAAGAAATCCTGATGAACGACTTTCAGACACTGGTCAGCGACACTGAACGGTTGCTCGAACATACCGCGACATTGGCTGGCGATCAGGCTGACGAGCTGCGCGAGCAAATCCACGACAGTCTGCTGCGTGCACGCGAAACCTTGAAACTGACCGAAGACTCCCTGCGCGAACGCAGTAAAGCCGCAGTTACCGCCACCGAAGACTATGTTCAGGCCAACCCATGGCAATCGGTCGGGATCGCGGCCGGTGTGGGCTTCCTGATCGGCCTGCTGGCAACCCGGCGCTGA
- a CDS encoding phage holin family protein yields MTIGESGSSATGPSSSPRRLGAAFLGLLHSHVELFGIELQEQKARTVSLLLFAGLALVFALLLLVGLSTLVLILFWDTYRLPAIIGLCVFYTLACIFCGMRLRAAIFDESSPFHGTLEELANDRERLLP; encoded by the coding sequence ATGACGATCGGCGAATCCGGCTCGTCCGCGACGGGCCCAAGCTCTTCACCGCGGCGCCTGGGTGCCGCATTCCTTGGATTGCTGCACAGCCATGTCGAATTGTTCGGCATCGAATTGCAGGAACAAAAAGCCCGCACCGTCAGCCTGTTGCTGTTCGCAGGCCTGGCGCTGGTGTTTGCCTTGCTGTTGCTGGTGGGGTTATCGACGCTGGTGCTGATCCTGTTCTGGGACACTTATCGCCTGCCTGCCATCATCGGGCTCTGCGTGTTCTACACCCTTGCGTGCATCTTCTGCGGGATGCGTCTGAGGGCGGCGATTTTTGATGAATCCTCACCCTTCCACGGCACCCTGGAAGAATTGGCCAATGATAGGGAGCGCCTGCTGCCATGA
- a CDS encoding glutaredoxin family protein, translating into MPPECQLFGTIGCHLCEVAEAMLMAFVEHGLLVELVDIAEDESWFEAYSLRIPVLRRCDNGAELAWPFDSEQVVAFLR; encoded by the coding sequence ATGCCTCCTGAATGTCAGCTTTTCGGCACCATTGGGTGCCATCTTTGTGAAGTGGCCGAAGCCATGCTGATGGCATTTGTCGAGCACGGTCTGCTGGTTGAACTGGTGGATATTGCTGAGGACGAATCATGGTTCGAAGCCTACAGTTTGCGGATTCCGGTGCTGCGACGTTGCGATAACGGCGCCGAACTTGCCTGGCCCTTTGATTCCGAGCAGGTTGTGGCATTCCTGCGCTGA
- a CDS encoding ammonium transporter — MENLQSAVDSLVHSSNTLFILIGAVMVLAMHAGFAFLEVGTVRQKNQVNALSKILSDFAISTLAYFFIGYWISYGVTFLQPAAVINADHGYGLVKFFFLLTFAAAIPAIISGGIAERARFVPQLCATALIVAFIYPFFEGMIWNGNFGLQAWLLERFGAGFHDFAGSVVVHAMGGWLALAAVLLLGPRQGRYRDGKLVAFAPSSIPFLALGSWILIVGWFGFNVMSAQTLQGVSGLVAVNSLMAMVGGTVAALIVGRNDPGFLHNGPLAGLVAICAGSDLMHPVGALATGAIAGALFVWCFTAAQGKWHIDDVLGVWPLHGLCGVWGGVACGIFGQSALGGLGGVSLISQLIGTTLGVVVALAGGFAVYGVIKALHGLRLSQEEEYYGADLSVHKIGAVSQD, encoded by the coding sequence ATGGAAAATCTGCAAAGCGCTGTGGACAGTCTGGTCCATAGCTCCAACACGTTGTTCATCCTGATTGGTGCTGTCATGGTTTTGGCCATGCATGCCGGTTTTGCCTTTCTCGAAGTCGGTACGGTTCGACAGAAGAACCAGGTCAACGCGTTGTCGAAGATCCTCAGCGACTTCGCCATTTCGACCCTGGCCTACTTCTTTATAGGCTATTGGATTTCCTATGGGGTGACCTTTCTGCAACCGGCGGCAGTGATCAATGCCGATCATGGTTATGGCCTGGTGAAGTTTTTCTTTCTGCTGACGTTCGCGGCAGCGATACCTGCGATCATTTCCGGCGGCATCGCCGAGCGCGCGCGGTTCGTGCCACAGTTGTGTGCGACGGCGCTGATCGTGGCGTTCATCTATCCGTTTTTCGAAGGCATGATCTGGAACGGTAACTTTGGCCTGCAAGCCTGGTTGCTGGAACGCTTTGGCGCAGGTTTCCACGATTTTGCCGGCTCGGTGGTGGTTCACGCCATGGGCGGCTGGCTGGCGCTGGCGGCGGTGTTGTTGCTCGGGCCAAGACAAGGTCGCTATCGCGACGGAAAGCTGGTGGCGTTTGCACCCTCGAGCATCCCGTTCCTGGCGTTGGGGTCGTGGATCCTGATCGTTGGCTGGTTCGGTTTCAACGTGATGAGCGCGCAAACCTTGCAAGGGGTTAGCGGGCTGGTGGCGGTGAACTCGCTGATGGCCATGGTCGGCGGCACCGTGGCGGCGCTGATTGTCGGGCGCAATGACCCGGGCTTTCTGCATAACGGCCCGCTGGCCGGGCTGGTGGCAATCTGCGCCGGTTCCGATCTGATGCATCCGGTAGGGGCGCTGGCCACAGGCGCCATCGCCGGGGCGCTCTTTGTCTGGTGCTTTACTGCTGCCCAAGGCAAATGGCACATCGATGACGTATTGGGGGTCTGGCCGTTGCATGGCCTGTGCGGGGTCTGGGGTGGAGTCGCTTGCGGTATCTTTGGCCAAAGTGCATTGGGTGGTCTGGGCGGTGTGAGCCTGATCAGCCAGTTGATCGGAACCACGCTGGGCGTGGTCGTGGCGCTGGCCGGTGGCTTCGCGGTGTATGGTGTGATCAAGGCGCTTCATGGCCTGCGTCTGAGCCAGGAAGAAGAGTATTACGGCGCAGACCTGTCGGTGCACAAGATCGGCGCCGTGAGCCAGGATTGA
- a CDS encoding EAL domain-containing protein — MIDGQPLACFQPFIDTATGRIAGVEALGRLRQTDGQLASVGPLFADPRTPAIALRRLDRQIRDNALSRLHEAPADWFLSLNMSPRWISRLRADQALPSLKQLNRHGVDPQRIVFEITELGGDIQRLADVVARYRQVGARIAIDDFGAGYSQLDRVLALQPDILKLDMRLFQAAALGGPSSDVVKALAQMAEKTGCWIIAEGVETEAQLNFALECGSRYVQGFLFARAQADFFATDAFVERFAQLRQRYVQQKLAERGRLMIMRQQLCELMAILQTWAQACAPLSALPQLDAFPWLLRFYQCDRHGTQLTPNLEWRNNGWVADDRYLGHNWSWRPYFYHLLAEGWDERRLTLSNTYRDATSNQYCLTAGQFFNNGERLLLIDIDAAGL, encoded by the coding sequence GTGATCGACGGGCAACCGCTTGCCTGCTTTCAACCGTTCATCGATACCGCCACCGGCCGTATCGCCGGCGTAGAGGCATTGGGTCGACTGCGACAGACCGACGGTCAACTGGCCTCCGTGGGGCCGCTGTTTGCCGACCCGCGCACCCCGGCCATCGCACTCCGCCGCCTGGATCGCCAGATCCGTGATAACGCCCTGAGCCGTTTGCACGAAGCGCCCGCCGACTGGTTCCTCAGTCTGAACATGTCGCCTCGCTGGATCAGTCGTTTACGCGCGGACCAGGCGCTGCCCAGCCTCAAGCAATTGAACCGGCATGGCGTCGACCCACAGCGAATCGTTTTCGAAATCACCGAACTGGGCGGCGACATCCAGCGCCTGGCAGACGTGGTTGCGCGATATCGGCAAGTCGGTGCGCGGATCGCCATCGATGATTTCGGTGCCGGTTACTCACAACTCGATCGTGTGCTCGCTCTGCAACCGGACATCCTCAAGCTGGATATGCGGTTGTTCCAGGCCGCTGCGTTGGGCGGACCCAGCAGTGATGTCGTCAAGGCCCTTGCGCAAATGGCGGAAAAAACCGGGTGCTGGATCATTGCCGAAGGCGTTGAAACCGAAGCGCAGCTGAATTTTGCCCTGGAGTGTGGTTCACGCTACGTGCAGGGTTTCCTGTTCGCTCGCGCGCAAGCCGACTTCTTTGCCACCGATGCGTTTGTGGAGCGCTTTGCCCAATTGCGTCAGCGCTATGTCCAACAAAAACTCGCTGAGCGCGGCCGACTGATGATCATGCGTCAGCAACTCTGCGAGCTGATGGCGATTCTGCAAACGTGGGCCCAGGCATGCGCGCCGCTCAGTGCCCTGCCACAGCTGGACGCCTTTCCCTGGCTGCTGCGCTTCTATCAATGCGACCGTCACGGCACGCAACTGACGCCAAACCTTGAATGGCGCAACAATGGCTGGGTAGCCGACGATCGCTACCTGGGACACAACTGGTCATGGCGTCCGTACTTCTATCATTTGTTGGCAGAGGGTTGGGATGAGCGCCGGCTGACGCTTTCCAACACCTACCGTGACGCCACCAGCAACCAGTACTGCCTCACGGCCGGACAGTTTTTCAACAACGGCGAGCGACTGCTGCTCATCGATATCGATGCCGCCGGGCTGTAG